In the Pseudomonas orientalis genome, one interval contains:
- a CDS encoding cytochrome b produces the protein MNVQPRFFAPLARLLHWLMALMIIAMLFIGAGLAASVSERHEWLIHLHKPLGIAILALVVVRLVVRFSTRQPPLPTDLPLWQVLAAKASHVVLYGLMLVLPLLGWAMISAAGDPVMLSSSVQLPALVSANAPLFALLRKAHGYLAYLLFLTVLVHLAAALFHGLIRRDGVLQSMTGTKH, from the coding sequence ATGAATGTTCAACCACGGTTTTTCGCCCCGTTGGCGCGTTTGCTGCACTGGCTGATGGCGTTGATGATCATCGCCATGCTGTTTATCGGCGCGGGCCTGGCGGCGTCGGTGTCTGAGCGGCACGAGTGGCTGATTCACCTGCACAAGCCGTTGGGGATCGCCATCCTGGCGCTGGTGGTCGTGCGCCTGGTGGTGCGTTTCTCCACGCGCCAGCCACCGCTGCCGACGGACTTGCCGCTGTGGCAAGTACTCGCGGCCAAGGCGTCCCACGTGGTGTTGTATGGGTTGATGCTGGTGTTGCCGTTGTTGGGCTGGGCGATGATTTCGGCCGCCGGTGACCCGGTGATGCTCAGCAGCTCCGTGCAACTGCCGGCATTGGTGTCGGCGAATGCGCCGTTGTTTGCGCTGTTGCGCAAGGCCCATGGTTACCTCGCCTACCTGCTGTTCCTGACGGTGCTGGTGCACCTGGCGGCCGCGCTGTTCCACGGGTTGATCCGCCGCGACGGTGTGCTGCAAAGCATGACCGGGACCAAGCACTGA